The window CTTCATCGACAATGACCCTCACCAAAACTCCGAGAGCGCCGAGCCCGAATTTTAGAAAACGCCATCTACCATGTAAAAAGAAACTCCTTCTCAATGCACAAATGTGTAGGCCAAACCCCGGCCAGGCCGTTGCTAGTAGTTTGTCGTCCGATTCGTCTTTTTTTGATAGAATAGCTAAAGGTGAACGTTTAGCATCTGCTCTGATGACGGCACCCAAGAACCAAACAACGCGATAGAATAACATACAGGGATGCCCATCCCTGAAAGCATCACAAGGCAACAGCGGCATCGCAGGTGACGAGGGGAGGTGGGGGGGACAGGGGCAGAACCTACATCCGTTCTTGAGCTTCCGAGGTTGATAATCTTCGGACAGCCATCGCGGTCCTTTTCGAGGCGAGTACACTCGAAGCAGTAGAAGGCGTCTGATATTCCCTCACCGCCGCAGACGACGCACTTGTTCTGGTAGTTGCCGAAGCTGCACTCGTCGCAGATGCGGAcgagcgtcgtcgggcgGACGTACGAGTCGCAAACTGGGCACTTGCCGTCGCACTTGTCGcagaggcggccgagggcgatgccggGCTGCTTGCGGCACATGACGAGGTCGCTGCGGGCGGCGTAAGCATGCGAACGAAGGGTCCATCGCACATCGAgacgggggggggaggaACTCACGGGTGGTGACGAGACATGGttggcgaggaggcgaaggCAATAGACGGTACGAAGGTAGATATGTGACGGCCTCACTCTGGTATTTCTGTCCCGGCAATAGAAAGAAATGGGCAGCGGAAAGATGTTGCCGTTCAAGGATCGACCGGCGTTGCGTTGGAGAGGCGAGATGGAAGCTCCAGGCGATGCGTGAGGGCCTTGCAATTAGTAAAAAGCCGTCAGTACAGACAGTTTAGTAATGAAAGCCGCTAAGCTAAGAAGGCACCTACGCCACAGGGACACCGCCACATTCAGCAATTTCTACCCGAATAAGGGATAGTACCCGGAAATACGGAGcattaagtacatgtgctttgTAAGTACTGCGTGTAAATGGTATTATTGTCGTAGTATTGTCACGTATTCTTGTCACTCCTGTACGAATTAATAGTACAAGAtatatgtacggagtacagagtgcaaaATATTGTGCTTGTAGATGTAATTGGATATAGAATAGTACTGTATCTGCATTCGAGGTATCGTGTCCGtttagttgtacaagtaattacggcTCAGAGCACGTGCAGGTACTAattagtacatgtacagaacGCCTAAttgcttaagtacttaagtactaggtaagtacgcGCCCGCGACAAGCAAGCTGCAGGTGGTGTTGACTTGCCCCACCACAGGAGCCCGCTTGCGGagcacatactgtacttgcagttaCACCTTCTTACATGCACACTGaacttgtacagtagttcgtaggtgtacaactacacctcACTTAATCGTCCATACCATCATCTCAGCCGTTCACTTGACTCGAATTCTCCACATCCATTCATCATTCGCTCCGGCGTTCAACACGGCAAAGGTGCCGCCAACGTACTTAGCTTTTTGGTGCCATGATCCGCTAAGCGGCTCGATTCCTACCATGGACCATGAAAACAGGTGGGTGCTGTGGCAAGCCCCGTTGTCCTCTCGCTCGACTTGCGCTGATAGCTTCGACTTAGCAAATCATCCTCCGAGGCCGCGCCCGACCAACCGTCCAGCCAGCTGGAGGCACAAAGCCCGATCGAAGAGGAGAAACGCAAGAGGAAGGGCTCACTATCCGATGACCGTGtggacgatgatgacgagaaTAAAAGACTCCGACGAGAGAATGACGACAGGAATTCCCCACCCCAACGCCGGTCACAATCTCCTCCCCGCCAACCGCGAGATGCTCCTCCTCACAGTTCGGAGCATGAGCCGAGGCCATCAGTAACGCAGGAGGATAAAAAGCGTGGCAGGCGTTTGTTTGGAAGCATGCTCACAACCATCAGTCAAACGGGAAGCACCTCCCAGCAGAAGCGTCGGCGGGAGATTGAGCGACGACAGCAGGAAAAGATCCAGCAgcagtcggccgaggacaaaAAGTTTcgggcggcgaagaaggccgAGTTGCATACGATTCGAATGGAGCAGCAGATATACTATGAGGAACAGGTGGTACGTTTCGGCACCCACCTTGTCCCGTCGGGCAGCACTGACGTCAAGACAGATGCGTAGCAGACACGCGAAGCAGCTCAAGATGTCGCAATTCCTGCGGACCAGGACAAGTCCTTCCATAGTGAGTGCATCGGCTTTTTCCTCGCCAGAATCGGCAGCCCCGGTGCTGATTGCCGCTGCAGTACTACCTCCCGTGGAAACTTGCGCGCAGCGAGGAAGACATCATCGAGGACCAGACCAGGGACACCAAGGCCTCCATAGCCAGAGAGCTGGAAGATTTCAAGTGGAGAAAGGAGCAGCACCTCCAACGGTACGGAACGAAGCGGTCGCCGGAGATGAAACCGACGGAGTCGTCTCCCGCacgcgaggccgaggcggatgcTGGAGCGCTACCGCCACCGTCTCCGAAGCCACCGTCTCCTGCCACAGCGCCTCAAGCCGAGCCCATGAAAAGCGATCCGATGGAGGCGCATGACCCTcaccatgacgacgaccttCATGATGACTCGGGTGATATTCTCGTCGAGGGAGAAGAGGACATGGTCATATACTGATGCAAGTGGACAGGCTATTTTGCCATGTCCCCTTTCCACTACACTGCCATGCAAAATGTACCGGACTGTCGAGCTGCCTTGTTTTAGCGTGCAGGAAAGTCCAAGTATAGCTGGATGATGCATTGGGGATTGGAGGGATATCTCGTACAATTTTGCCCAAGTCGGAGAATATCTGTTGGCGTTGGCGGTTTAATTTTGCGTGCGCCATGTAGCAATAGAGAGCATCAATGATGAACATGCCGTTACTAGGTTCGTGAAGGAATCAGCAGTTCACAAGCTCCATTGCGGGCGTTCGCTTGCACATCACTGGGGAGTGCTATCTGGTGCCCTCCTACTGCCCCcctactagtaggtagaaCT of the Drechmeria coniospora strain ARSEF 6962 chromosome 01, whole genome shotgun sequence genome contains:
- a CDS encoding PHF5-like protein; the encoded protein is MSRHHPDLVMCRKQPGIALGRLCDKCDGKCPVCDSYVRPTTLVRICDECSFGNYQNKCVVCGGEGISDAFYCFECTRLEKDRDGCPKIINLGSSRTDLFYQKKTNRTTNY